The DNA sequence cactgtcagccacaccactgccagccacaccactgtcagccacaccactGCCAGCCACACCACTGCCAGTCACACCACTGCCAGCCACACCACTGCCAGCCACACCACTGACAGCCACACCACTGCCAGCCACACTACTGCCAGCCACACTACTGCCAGCCACACCACTGCCAGCCACACCACTGCCAGCCACACCACTGCCAGCCACACCACTGCCagccacactactgccacccacaccactgtcagccacaccactgccagccacaccactgccagccacaccactgccagccacaccactgtcagccacaccactGCCAGCCACACCACTGCCAGCCACACCACTGCCAGCCACACTGCCAGCCACACCACTGCCAGCCACAGCACTGCCAGCCACACCACTGCCAGCCACACCACTGCCAGCCACACCACTGCCAGCCACACTGCCAGCCACACCACTGCCAGCCACACCACTGCCAGCCACACCACTGCCAGACCCACCACTGCCAGCCACACCACTGCCAGCCACACCACTGCCAGCCACACCACTGCCAGCCACACCATCAGCATGATGTCCTGGTCTGTGCTACTGCTGAGCGTCCTGCTGATGACTGCTGCCGCCCACGACAGTGAGGAGGAGCAGGTAGGTCACGCTCACAGTATTAGGTCCCTGATGGGTCCCTGATGGGTCCCTGATGGGTACCAGGTGGTCTGCATCAACCTGCATGAGTGTCTGTATCGACCTGGTGCTCAGGTTTCCCACATAACACTTCccagtctccctccctcactataacCATTGTCACAACAC is a window from the Procambarus clarkii isolate CNS0578487 chromosome 48, FALCON_Pclarkii_2.0, whole genome shotgun sequence genome containing:
- the LOC138350999 gene encoding uncharacterized protein, producing MYVCGCQLALERLHVRVRVGVAGSGVAGSGVAGSGGSGSGVAGSGVAGSGVAGSVAGSGVAGSGVAGSGVAGSAVAGSGVAGSVAGSGVAGSGVAGSGVADSGVAGSGVAGSGVAGSGVADSGVGGSSVAGSGVAGSGVAGSGVAGSGVAGSSVAGSSVAGSGVAVSGVAGSGVAGSGVTGSGVAGSGVADSGVAGSGVADSGVAGSGVAGSGVAGSSVAGSGVAGSGVAGSGVAGSSVAGSGVADSGVAGSGVAGSGVAGSGVAGSSVAGSSVAGSGVAGSGVAGSGTCGSDDGVPLVKDVWEIQHTLTRPYRCLLISPGAVFPPELLEV